In the Plasmodium chabaudi chabaudi strain AS genome assembly, chromosome: 13 genome, one interval contains:
- a CDS encoding plasmepsin V, putative encodes MGFSKLYKFVTYFIIINILVQANSEDVLNKNSGKNEEIYKYKLYGDIDQYAYYFMDIDIGTPGQKISLIVDTGSSSLSFPCSECKDCGVHMENPFNLNNSSTSSVLYCNDNSNCPYHLKCVKGRCEYLQSYCEGSRINGFYFLDFVKLESYNNTNNGDIIFKKHMGCHMHEEGLFLQQHATGVLGLSLTKPKGVPTFIDLLFKNSPKLNKVFSLCISEYGGEMIIGGYSKNYVIKDVSNNEKSDQIVHNKDEDINSVDKSMEINKNKSIVDDIVWEAITKKYYYYIKVEGFELFGTTFSHNNTSMEMLVDSGSTFTHLPDDLYNSLNFFFDLLCIHNMNNPIDIEKRLKITNETINKHILYFDDFKSTLKNIISSENMCVKIADNVQCWRYLKHLPNIYIKLSNNTRLLWKPSSYLYKKESFWCKGLEKQVNNKPILGLSFFKNKQIIFDLKNNKIGFVESNCPSNPINTRPRTFNEYNIKENYLYKQSYFSLYSLSIIIALTFILYIILYIKKIIYSYYNPLHGENTSSD; translated from the coding sequence atgggGTTTTCtaagttatataaatttgttacttattttataataataaatattttagttCAAGCAAATAGTGAAGATGTgttgaataaaaatagtggcaaaaatgaagaaatatacaaatataaattatatggtGATATTGAtcaatatgcatattattttatggaTATAGATATAGGAACACCTGGACAAAAAATTTCATTAATAGTAGACACAGGATCTTCTTCGTTAAGTTTCCCATGCTCAGAATGTAAAGATTGTGGGGTGCATATGGAAAATCcctttaatttaaataattcatcaACCTCTTCAGTTTTATATTGTAATGATAATAGTAATTGTCcatatcatttaaaatgtgTCAAAGGAAGGTGTGAATATTTACAGTCTTATTGTGAAGGATCTCGAATTAAcggtttttattttttggattTTGTAAAACTTGAATCGTATAACAACACTAACAATGGtgacataatttttaagaaaCATATGGGATGTCATATGCATGAAGAaggtttatttttacaacaaCATGCGACAGGAGTATTGGGATTAAGCTTAACAAAACCAAAAGGTGTTCCGACTTTtattgatttattatttaaaaattcacCTAAACTAAATAAggtattttcattatgtATTTCTGAATATGGAGGAGAAATGATTATAGGCGGGTATAgcaaaaattatgttatcAAAGATGtttcaaataatgaaaagagTGATCAAATTGTGCATAATAAGGATGAAGATATTAATTCGGTTGATAAATCgatggaaataaataaaaataaatcgaTTGTAGATGATATAGTTTGGGAAGCTataactaaaaaatattattactatataaAAGTTGAAggatttgaattatttggTACAACTTTTTctcataataatacaagTATGGAGATGCTAGTAGATTCAGGTAGTACCTTTACACATTTACCTGacgatttatataatagtttaaattttttttttgatttattatgtatacataatatgAACAATCCTATTGATATAGAGAAAagattaaaaataacaaatgaAACGATAaacaaacatattttatatttcgaTGATTTTAAATCGacgttaaaaaatataataagtaGTGAAAATATGTGTGTAAAAATAGCTGATAATGTACAATGTTGGagatatttaaaacatttaccaaatatatatattaaactaTCTAATAATACAAGATTATTATGGAAACCCAGttcttatttatataaaaaggaatCATTTTGGTGTAAAGGGTTAGAAAAACAAGTGAATAATAAACCTATCCTGGGATTAagcttttttaaaaataaacaaattatatttgatcttaaaaataataaaattggatTTGTTGAATCAAATTGTCCATCCAATCCGATAAACACAAGACCAAGAActtttaatgaatataatataaaagaaaattatttatacaaacAGTCATATTTTAGCTTATATAGCTTGTCCATAATTATTGCATTAACATTTAtactttatattattttatacattaaaaaaatcatatatagCTATTACAATCCGTTGCACGGAGAAAATACTTCGTCTGACTAA
- a CDS encoding vacuolar protein sorting-associated protein 52, putative, with amino-acid sequence MPVVVYGHCERMDYEAVSRLVKKFEDDPQVLKAYEQIYEQNNCNFFRKIKAEDIEEGEILSKRNDGIKNDKLKDFEKTTNQNFYVYTEQILKKLVKEHDEINKTFDKIEKCNNTYNDVDTLLSKYKNNIKTISDDIKNIENLTNSMDDKIQNRKKILELLNVYIKIILVTPQLINDITNNEIDDIFINNIHILNKKIENCRHCLYDSYPSINSSYTELEKLKSKAINKIYNFFLSKLNDIINKKGTIYTVQEQLIKFHMLNSFLYNNNKNAYTYIIKEYITILNRTYYNLFQAYISNFVDKQIQFDNGTTIGKCSPPHFQNVINPNLENENNSVTTSNVLPYTCVEQNKGSDAKGCEQNGVQNPEQSDATGLLVSGLTGIGQVGSSSIILAKNKMMDMFGFSYKNKNINDKKENIFLLNNRHHVLNDIKNAFLKNVNKDESKESDKQSVVPTICIPNNAVYHFEHIYKLINKLFIDTGTSEYLFILKFFKNYENIDFLFLEIYSKTISVCFNYFINFINTTFDFISLFLVYIINIYNAYIIRNRHILSLYEFVEKMQNIVWNKLHYIINENYKSIITTTKLDPNQVQNKKTVYDLLYRTKLNAPPTPTDKNILPINSNEEKSVQKIGEKQVGDDPNCQTELKTEDNIKEGSQIESSDKSNAELKNDGIHNNKEIQDISPNKTTDLVNPSFLAHNKPDVHSVTKSFSDFYSSLIILNELAYNYEFSYREKCSEGKQTSQGKSENDEANGADDIHNELTKKYAHLNNFISNFENMIINVLLNMSNNFQNKNDKLLFLINNYYHIITILKSNKMDEEKINPFEKLIEKDISSYIDLQLNKYIKDIISFVSKHEQIFENGEQEKNNTTNNNVNVISQVDTQLMESTALYFTNEWKQLLKNVEQEILKSFSNRVNSINILKTLNTKILLYFTRYHQLIKKIFENLEMPLYVQNLPSIDIILTQIKKNSKHIDNEEENI; translated from the coding sequence ATGCCTGTTGTAGTGTATGGCCATTGCGAAAGGATGGACTACGAGGCAGTGAGTAGGCTGGTAAAAAAGTTCGAGGATGATCCGCAAGTTTTGAAGGCATACGAACAGATATACGAACAAAACAactgtaatttttttcgtaaaataaaagctgAAGATATTGAAGAAGGAGAAATTTTAAGTAAACGAAATGATGggattaaaaatgataaacttaaagattttgaaaaaacTACAAATCAAAACTTTTATGTGTATACAgaacaaatattaaaaaagctTGTTAAAGAACATGATgagataaataaaacttttgataaaatagaaaaatgtaataatacatataatgatGTAGATACACTATTAAGtaagtataaaaataatataaaaaccaTTTcagatgatataaaaaatattgaaaatttaaCAAACAGTATGGATgataaaattcaaaatcgaaaaaaaattctagaattattaaatgtatatattaaaataattttagtaACACCACAATTAATTAATGATATAactaataatgaaatagatgatatatttattaataatattcatatattgaataaaaaaatcgaaaattGCAGACATTGTTTATATGATTCATATCCTAGTATTAATTCCTCTTACACTGAATTAGAAAAACTTAAATCAAAAgctattaataaaatttacaatttttttctctcaaaattaaatgatataataaataaaaagggtACTATATATACTGTTCAGGAACAATTAATTAAGTTTCACATGcttaattcttttttatataataataataaaaatgcatatacatacataataaaggaatatatcacaattttaaatagaacatactataatttatttcaagCATATATTTCCAATTTTGTTGATAAACAAATTCAGTTTGATAATGGTACAACAATTGGAAAATGCTCACCACCacattttcaaaatgttataaatccaaatttagaaaatgaaaacaattCTGTTACTACTTCGAATGTGTTACCATACACGTGTGTAGAACAAAACAAAGGTAGTGATGCAAAAGGTTGTGAACAAAATGGTGTGCAAAATCCTGAACAGAGTGATGCTACTGGATTGCTTGTGTCTGGTCTTACAGGCATTGGACAAGTTGGAAGTTCAAGTATCATTCTTgcaaaaaacaaaatgatggATATGTTTGGATttagttataaaaataaaaatataaatgataaaaaagaaaatatatttcttctaAATAATAGACATCATgttttaaatgatataaagaatgcatttttaaaaaatgtaaacaAGGATGAATCAAAAGAGAGTGACAAACAAAGTGTAGTCCCAACAATTTGTATACCTAATAATGCAGTATACCATTTcgaacatatttataaattaataaataaattatttatagacACTGGAACAagtgaatatttatttattttaaaattttttaaaaattatgaaaatatagattttttatttttagaaattTATTCCAAAACAATATCAGtatgttttaattattttattaattttataaatacaacatttgattttatttctctttttcttgtttatataattaatatatataatgcttACATCATAAGGAATAGACACatattatctttatatGAGTTTGtagaaaaaatgcaaaacaTTGTTTGGAATAAAttacattatattataaatgaaaattataaatctATTATTACTACTACTAAATTAGACCCAAATCAagttcaaaataaaaaaacagtaTACGACCTACTATATCGGACCAAACTTAATGCACCCCCTACTCCCACtgacaaaaatatacttCCCATAAATTCAAATGAAGAAAAGTCGGTGCAAAAAATTGGGGAGAAACAAGTTGGAGATGATCCAAATTGTCAAACTGAACTAAAAACGGAAGACAACATCAAAGAAGGTAGCCAAATCGAATCCAGTGACAAATCTAATGCTGAACTCAAAAACGATGgtatacataataataaagaaatacaGGATATATCACCAAACAAAACAACAGACTTGGTTAACCCATCATTTCTAGCTCATAACAAACCTGATGTGCATTCTGTTACAAAATCGTTTTCTGATTTTTATTCatctttaattattttaaacgAATTGGCATATAACTACGAGTTCAGTTATAGAGAGAAATGCTCCGAGGGAAAGCAAACAAGCCAAGGCAAATCAGAGAATGACGAAGCAAACGGGGCAGACGACATACACAACGAACTGACAAAGAAATATGCACActtaaataatttcatttcaaattttgaaaatatgatCATAAATGTTTTGTTAAATATGTCAAATAATttccaaaataaaaatgataaattattatttcttataaacaattattatcacattataacaattttaaaaagtaaCAAAAtggatgaagaaaaaataaacccTTTTGAGAAGCTGATCGAAAAAGATATATCTTCTTACATCGATTTACaactaaataaatatattaaggATATCATTTCTTTTGTCTCTAAGCATGAGcaaatttttgaaaatggtGAACaagagaaaaataatacaaccaataataatgttaatGTAATATCACAGGTAGACACTCAATTAATGGAAAGCACTGCCTTATATTTTACTAATGAATGGAAACAATTGCTTAAAAATGTGGAGCaagaaattttaaaatccTTTTCAAATCGTGTTAattcaataaatatattgaaaacgctaaatacaaaaatacttttatattttacacGCTATCACCAactaattaaaaaaatatttgaaaatttagaaaTGCCTCTATATGTACAAAATTTGCCATCCATTGATATAATACTtacacaaataaaaaaaaattcaaaacaTATAGACAATGAAgaggaaaatatataa
- a CDS encoding glideosome associated protein with multiple membrane spans 1, putative, which translates to MFFTYVVRPGEAPEGRGPQFEPFWDFFMNFNLRVGFLIQFISYTLLVCSITLIGKNPLGILNFLRALPGTVGNAPMPLVFLSIGGFLLGTLLIMSFLQLTEDDSSIKQSRGYRAGTKFLLQATSMGTVSWSLSLICLMASSYYFDDPWMEEKIGAGSSWILYFSSRLIDAFCLFLYGSGCFFLEVYHSEGAGEAWGWLCGMCFIATSFVEVLALTLYNSPIFESLDWFYCVFLGVSLIASSIWGILFEPISHRYDVKLTQSAMRNEYYKSRNAMAYYGPAVVTANGELDIEASTENATTCK; encoded by the exons atgttttttactTATGTTGTTCGTCCTGGTGAAGCCCCCGAAGGCCGAGGGCCACAATTTGAGCCATTTTGGGACTTTTTTATGAACTTTAATTTACGTGTTGGATTTTTAATCCAATTTATTTCGTATACTTTGTTAGTTTGTTCCATAACCCTTATAGGAAAAAACCCATTAGGTattttaaactttttaagAGCACTACCAGGAACTGTTGGAAATGCACCAATGCCTTTAGTGTTTTTGAGCATAGGAGGGTTTTTATTAGGAACTCTTCTTATTATGTCCTTCTTACAATTGACCGAAGATGATAGCAG TATTAAACAATCAAGAGGTTACAGAGCAGGAaccaaatttttattgcaAGCAACATCTATGG GAACTGTATCATGGAGTTTGTCtttaatatgtttaatgGCATCTTCATACTATTTTGATGATCCATGGATGGAAGAGAAGATTGGTGCCGGTTCTTCATggattttatatttcagTTCAAGATTGATTGAtgcattttgtttatttttatatggatCTGGATGTTTCTTTTTGGAAGTATATCACTCTGAAGGAGCAGGAGAAGCATGGGGATGGTTATGTGGAATGTGTTTTATAGCAACTTCTTTTGTTGAAGTATTAGCTTtaacattatataattctcCAATTTTTGAATCTTTAGATTGGTTTTATTGTGTATTTTTGGGTGTAAGTCTTATCGCTAGTTCAATATGGGGAATTTTATTTGAGCCAATAAGTCATAGATATGATGTAAAATTAACACAAAGTGCAATGAGAAATGAATATTACAAATCAAGAAATGCTATGGCATATTATGGTCCAGCTGTTGTAACTGCAAACGGAGAACTAGACATTGAAGCATCAACTGAAAATGCAACAACCtgcaaataa
- a CDS encoding protein BCP1, putative, with the protein MGDADEKGKMKDENKKVYNPAINKLKKEEEKKKKKKNLKTKNQKKNNETYSDSDQNDELVVNFDLIDPDEIYKDNIKILLKNSELFNSIKCFEELAHIICEQQNIGKFVCIANEKEYDNLISFATIININQYTELTNLKEFFINKIEKINKNTELEENRKQIKMMLEKKDINIGLLIGSRIINCPIRLVPLIHKNLDEDIIWSQGIEDLDYSEKKFYFFNYILFYTKAYKNVNNPDQIIFFNFEEEQFFKHKLYYIMWNNNNIKKFYEIENDKNKETNYKEFVILFIIPYSKYQEVSEELQNSV; encoded by the coding sequence ATGGGAGATGCTGACGAAAAGGGGAAGATGAAGGATGAGAATAAAAAGGTTTACAATCCAGCGATAAATAAGTTAAAGAAAGaagaggaaaaaaaaaaaaaaaaaaaaaatttgaaaacaaaaaatcaGAAAAAGAATAATGAAACATATAGTGATAGTGATCAAAATGATGAACTAGTTGTTAATTTCGATTTGATAGATCCagatgaaatatataaagataatataaaaattttattaaaaaattcagaATTATTTAACAGTATAAAATGCTTTGAAGAATTAgcacatataatatgtgaACAACAGAATATTGGAAAATTTGTATGTATAGCAAATGAAAAGGAATATGATAACTTAATTAGTTTTGCAACtattataaacataaacCAATACACTGaattaacaaatttaaaagaattttttataaataagattgaaaaaataaataaaaatacagaaCTCGAAGAGAATcgtaaacaaattaaaatgatgctcgaaaaaaaagacataAATATTGGATTATTGATTGGTAGtagaataataaattgtCCTATACGCTTAGTTCcattaatacataaaaatttagatgAAGATATAATATGGTCTCAAGGTATTGAAGATCTAGATTATAGTGAaaagaaattttatttttttaattatattttattttatacgaaggcttataaaaatgtaaataaccctgatcaaattattttttttaattttgaagaagaacaattttttaaacataagTTGTATTACATAATGTggaataacaataatattaaaaagttttatgaaattgaaaatgataaaaataaagaaacaaattataaagagtttgttatactttttattataccatattcaaaatatcaAGAAGTTTCAGAAGAACTTCAAAATTCGGTTTAA
- a CDS encoding micro-fibrillar-associated protein, putative yields the protein MSTINELLNYFGGEDKEQNEINENDEKEKREKVTVKRYFPGKKPHYAKESEDEDLTDDEEENEEDKNQLFTNDLKKNKNNDPQHVEMGTGVHVRNDETRRRYERLRNIKTDAQQRAERRTREVTVISHAEEKKDEAEEEEEAKEEAEEEAEEEVAEAEEEVEDEADEADEEEEEEEEEDEEEDDDDDSYLESDSDNSDTVVKHEFVSKKGRKTLLENVEKEEKEKKKLENINSEKELINIEKKENVIKETLNAEMMEEMLKNKKNNFFSSEEDFDDDEKDEELNEKEYELWKVRHYERLKRDEQERKKHEILQEEIKERRKMTDKEIIEENKHLPHKANNKKKKKMLFMQKYYHRGGFYQDLFEEGKEEIYRRDYNEPTYEDRIDKEKLPKVLQVRRGNFGKQGQTKYTHLLDNDTSKKDSLWNNPQFNSKNNKKKYDEFDRPTYKRR from the exons ATGAGCACAATAAATGAACtactaaattattttggtGGTGAAGATaaagaacaaaatgaaatcaacgaaaatgatgaaaaagaaaagcgGGAAAAAGTCACAGTAAAACGTTATTTTCCAGGGAAg AAACCTCACTATGCCAAAGAGTCTGAAGATGAGGACCTCACCGATGAcgaagaagaaaatgaagaagataaaaatcagttatttacaaatgatttaaagaaaaataaaaacaacgATCCTCAACACGTTGAAATGGGCACAGGGGTACATGTACGCAACGATGAAACCAGAAGGAGATACGAAAGGCTAAGAA ATATAAAGACCGACGCACAGCAGAGAGCCGAACGACGGACCCGCGAAGTTACCGTTATCAGCCACGCTGAGGAAAAAAAGGACGAAGCAGAAGAAGAGGAGGAAGCGAAGGAGGAAGCGGAAGAAGAGGCAGAAGAAGAGGTAGCGGAAGCGGAAGAGGAAGTGGAGGACGAAGCGGATGAAGCGGACGAAGAGGAGGAGGaggaagaagaagaagacGAGGAAGAAGACGATGACGATGACAGCTACTTAGAAAGCGACAGTGATAATAGCGACACTGTCGTAAAACATGAGTTTGTTTCTAAAAAGGGGAGAAAAACACTTTTAGAAAATGTGGAAaaggaagaaaaagaaaaaaagaaattagaaaatataaattcagaaaaagaattaataaatatagaaaaaaaagaaaatgttataaaagaaaCATTAAATGCAGAAATGATGGAAGAAAtgctaaaaaataaaaaaaataattttttttcatcggAAGAAGATTTtgatgatgatgaaaaagatgaagagttaaatgaaaaagaatatgaaTTATGGAAAGTTAGACATTATGAAAGATTAAAAAGAGATGAacaagaaagaaaaaaacatgaaaTATTACAAGAAGAAATTAAAGAGAGACGAAAAATGAcagataaagaaataatagaagaaaataaacatttacCACATAAagctaataataaaaaaaaaaaaaaaatgttatttatgcaaaaatattatcatagAGGAGGATTTTATCAAGATTTATTTGAAGAAGGTaaagaagaaatatatagaagAGATTATAATGAACCTACTTATGAAGATAGAATTGATAAAGAAAAGTTACCTAAAGTTTTACAAGTACGACGAGGAAATTTTGGAAAACAAGgacaaacaaaatatacacaCCTGCTAGACAATGACACTTCAAAAAAAGATTCTCTATGGAATAATCCACAatttaattcaaaaaataataagaaaaagTACGACGAGTTCGATCGTCCAACATACAAAAGACggtaa